The proteins below come from a single Drosophila busckii strain San Diego stock center, stock number 13000-0081.31 chromosome X, ASM1175060v1, whole genome shotgun sequence genomic window:
- the LOC108605524 gene encoding gamma-aminobutyric acid receptor-associated protein, producing the protein MKFQYKEEHAFEKRRAEGDKIRRKYPDRVPVIVEKAPKARIGDLDKKKYLVPSDLTVGQFYFLIRKRIHLRPEDALFFFVNNVIPPTSATMGSLYQEHHEEDYFLYIAYSDENVYGMDK; encoded by the exons ATGAAGTTCCAATACAAAGAGGAGCATGCATTTGAGAAGCGTCGCGCTGAGGGTGACAAGATCCGCCGTAAATATCCTGACCGTGTTCCA GTGATTGTAGAAAAGGCACCCAAAGCTCGCATTGGTGATTTGGATAAAAAGAAGTATTTGGTGCCATCTGATTTGACTGTTGGACAATTTTACTTCCTGATCCGCAAACGTATACACCTGCGTCCCGAGGATGCACTCTTCTTCTTTGTCAACAACGTCATTCCACCAACATCTGCGACCATGGGCTCGTTGTACCAG GAACATCACGAGGAGGATTACTTCTTGTACATAGCCTACTCTGATGAGAATGTTTATGGCATGGACAAGTAA